The proteins below come from a single Asterias rubens chromosome 9, eAstRub1.3, whole genome shotgun sequence genomic window:
- the LOC117294805 gene encoding MORN repeat-containing protein 4-like, with the protein MTTNQGVYKYPDGDEYKGEWLEGKRHGTGQLSLADKSTYIGHFDQGYCSGMGVMAFSDGSKYEGEFQQGKFDGVGVFTRSDGMMFEGEFKQGKVSGLGLLTFADGTNGLPRNEGFFEGTKLVERRKTTDVVTRARQVGQRARAVQL; encoded by the exons ATGACGACGAATCAAGGAGTCTACAAGTATCCAGATGGAGATGAGTACAAGGGAGAATGGCTGGAAG GTAAACGTCATGGGACTGGACAGCTTAGTCTAGCTGATAAATCAACATACATCGGTCACTTTGACCAAGGATATTGCAGTGGTATGGGGGTGATGGCGTTCTCAGATGGGTCCAA gTATGAAGGTGAATTCCAGCAGGGTAAATTCGATGGTGTTGGGGTCTTCACCAGGTCAGATGGCATGATGTTTGAGGGAGAATTCAAACAAGGAAAGGTTAGCGGACTAG GGTTGTTGACCTTTGCTGATGGCACAAACGGACTTCCACGTAACGAAGGATTTTTTGAGGGGACAAAGTTGGTAGAACGCCGAAAGACAACAGATGTTGTTACAAGAGCTAGACAAGTTGGTCAGCGTGCCCGCGCTGTTCAGTTATAA
- the LOC117294622 gene encoding uncharacterized protein LOC117294622: MLGATMEQELLTSTMPNPNTNSSLPTEPPHQIMTSPLLGSLPTNQGMLLPSPQGSPSHLGGTGPPMVSQQYMVMIQNNAANLVPDFNVRGARITAHLQILCGTLSVILGIIAIEIQSEDAYIGAPIWTGIFFFICTGLSGELAASRKQSCMITGYLVLSILSAVAAFQLLSLMASFTAWEFGTIYSSSLFRGRVAVDALTALVALLELGIAIVASVIACRGTCCQTSAGSSMTVQYMPAVPNGGPTTIQNEHGTFIQGQPIQLTTCTPGQLAYLVPMTQTLTQTSPSHQPHPQGDHPPMYLPIEDAAARVDENDQLMGMEKVPLV, translated from the exons ATGCTGGGAGCCACCATGGAGCAGGAACTGTTGACTTCAACGATGCCAAACCCAAACACCAACTCCAGCTTGCCCACAGAACCACCTCATCAAATCATGACATCGCCGCTGCTTGGTAGTCTGCCCACCAACCAAGGAATGCTGCTCCCCTCACCCCAGGGCTCCCCTAGCCACCTGGGTGGTACAGGCCCCCCGATGGTTTCCCAGCAGTACATGGTCATGATCCAGAACAACGCAGCCAACCTTGTGCCAGATTTTAATGTGCGTGGGGCCCGCATTACGGCACATCTACAAATCTTGTGTGGTACCCTGTCTGTTATCTTGGGAATCATTGCTATTGAGATACAGTCGGAAGATGCTTACATCGGGGCGCCAATCTGGACAGGAATATTT TTTTTTATATGCACAGGTTTGTCTGGGGAGCTGGCAGCGTCTAGAAAACAAAGCTGCATG ATTACTGGCTATCTAGTGTTGTCCATCCTGTCTGCGGTGGCTGCATTCCAGCTTCTGTCTCTCATGGCTTCCTTCACTGCCTGGGAGTTCGGAACCATCTACTCCTCTTCCCTATTT AGAGGTCGTGTAGCGGTGGATGCCTTGACTGCCCTAGTTGCTCTCCTGGAGCTAGGGATTGCTATAGTAGCATCTGTTATCGCATGCCGTGGTACATGTTGCCAGACATCGGCAGGATCCTCAATGACG GTTCAGTACATGCCTGCTGTACCAAATGGTGGACCGACAACCATACAGAATGAACATG GTACTTTCATCCAGGGCCAGCCTATCCAACTGACAACCTGTACCCCTGGTCAACTAGCCTACCTGGTACCCATGACTCAGACCCTGACTCAAACATCGCCATCACACCAACCTCATCCCCAGGGTGATCATCCCCCGATGTACCTACCCATAGAGGATGCAGCGGCCAGGGTCGATGAGAACGATCAGCTGATGGGTATGGAGAAGGTTCCACTGGTGTGA
- the LOC117294844 gene encoding transcription factor IIIB 50 kDa subunit-like: MAPQACPSCKSTNLTEDDHGGETHHVCKDCGEVIKSTASFEQDMNYWSSVTFCNAAGSLQGTDFGRCRNSAKVDPNGAPRKLIPWLKYVREVCGMMKLTSEMQKGATELFTQAFNHPNFRYKQRVKKQGLCGAVIFVLCRRQDWPVLLPDISDVVQCPKSAVFNMLELLNRDFNINIKPQSNCEDVVTSVLKKYRLSDDTFREKTIKLVGLAKDAWITCGRSYDAIILGAAYLVWKASEGKGKGSLSQVEFKKRFKIAKPPAQMTKRVGEIRQVLNQLYLKLPWVKSSGKVRTDTALWHLDDILSHKRFLISRVGAPTEDEDADEVETDETQNEQTITNPCGDATVNSSNPPSSRGILPPACSMKRKAKTRDTGMEPARKIPTLVPWNPEMEGLDEELTEKDIPESEMHLYVRSQEEIEQFVTLQNDMGLLDSEDQEDAL, translated from the coding sequence ATGGCGCCCCAAGCATGCCCAAGCTGTAAGTCTACCAACCTGACCGAGGACGATCATGGCGGAGAGACGCATCATGTCTGCAAAGATTGTGGTGAAGTCATCAAATCTACTGCCTCCTTTGAGCAGGATATGAACTACTGGAGTAGTGTGACTTTCTGCAATGCTGCGGGATCTCTACAGGGAACAGACTTTGGAAGATGTCGAAATAGTGCAAAAGTGGATCCAAACGGAGCTCCGAGAAAGCTGATACCGTGGCTGAAGTATGTGCGAGAAGTTTGCGGCATGATGAAGTTGACCTCAGAGATGCAGAAGGGAGCCACAGAGCTCTTCACACAAGCCTTCAATCATCCAAACTTTAGGTACAAGCAGCGAGTGAAGAAGCAAGGACTTTGCGGTGCTGTGATATTTGTTCTTTGCAGACGACAAGACTGGCCGGTGCTCTTACCAGATATCAGTGACGTTGTACAGTGTCCAAAGAGTGCCGTATTCAACATGTTGGAGTTGCTCAATCGCGATTTCAATATCAACATCAAACCCCAATCAAACTGTGAGGACGTTGTGACGTCAGTGCTCAAGAAATACAGACTCAGCGACGATACATTTAGGGAAAAGACGATCAAGCTGGTGGGCCTGGCAAAAGATGCGTGGATCACTTGTGGAAGATCCTATGATGCTATCATCCTTGGTGCTGCTTATCTAGTCTGGAAAGCATCTGAAGGCAAGGGAAAAGGCTCTCTATCTCAAGTTGAATTTAAAAAACGATTCAAAATTGCCAAACCCCCAGCTCAGATGACCAAACGTGTGGGAGAAATACGACAGGTTTTGAATCAGCTTTATCTCAAACTTCCATGGGTCAAATCGTCCGGTAAAGTCCGCACGGATACAGCGTTATGGCATCTTGATGACATTCTCAGCCATAAAAGATTTCTTATATCCAGGGTTGGAGCTCCAACTGAAGACGAGGACGCAGATGAAGTGGAGACAGATGAAACACAAAATGAGCAGACTATTACTAACCCATGCGGAGATGCAACAGTAAATAGTTCCAATCCTCCGTCGTCCAGAGGTATTCTACCACCGGCGTGTAGCATGAAAAGAAAAGCCAAGACGCGCGATACAGGAATGGAACCAGCGAGGAAAATTCCAACACTTGTGCCTTGGAACCCGGAGATGGAAGGCTTAGATGAGGAGTTAACTGAGAAAGACATTCCTGAATCGGAGATGCATCTTTATGTACGATCTCAAGAGGAGATAGAACAGTTTGTGACATTGCAGAATGATATGGGCTTATTGGATAGCGAAGATCAGGAGGATGCTTTATga